aataatgacttatttcatttatcatttataacaataaatgagatcacctaTATAAGTCATATAATATGAAATAGTTGATTTGATTATCACCCATAAATAGattatgaaattataattttttaataaaactaaGATAGCAtttgtttagtgtctatgtctacTAGAGTTTAGAGAGAGATACATGGACACAATGACACATGTTCATCGCTtatttaggctgcgtttgttttgtGTATCCTTATAACATAGACACACGAATATAAACACTAAAAATATAGGCACAACACAAGCCACAATTTTTTTTAACCTATTTGGTATACAAGTACAAGACAGAACACACAAATCACAATCTTGTTAAAATATCAATATTATCCTTAttacaaattattattagtaCTATCATTTCATAGCTACTATCTCAAGTTCTCAATAACCGAACCCCTATTATTAACAATCAACCACCATTAATaatctaaactaaataactaatttaatctaACAAATATCACCAAAAAATAGTTCAATCCAACAAAATcattgtaacaaaataaaactaaaattaaaataaataaaaattaaaatataaaaaaaaccaaaagacaagaaaGAGGAGTAGATGTGAAGAAAGATGATGACACagataaaagacagagaaagaCAGATTTGCAAATTAAAAAGTAGGCGGAGGCAgattaaaaaatagaaagaaagaaccaTGTGCGAATCTAGAAACACGTTAATAAAATGTAAAGTAGAAATAAGAGATAAcggtgaagaacaaaaaaaaaagaggaaggagaaaagggaggaaggaaggaagggaggaagaaatgataacaataatctgggtagaagaaagggaggagaAGGAGTGGTGGCCTGGTGACATGAAAGGATGATGAGAGACGGTAATGATTTgggtggaagaaaagaaaaaaaagaggtgGCAATAGGCTGGTGGCAGGAAAGAAGGAGAGGCAGCGATGGTCTAATGGCAGAAGAAGGAGAGACGGTGGTGGACGGGTAACAAGAAAGAAAAACGGACGGCAGTGACCTAAGtagcaagaaaaaaaatgagagattaaactaactatattttatatgtgaaaaagaggaaaggagagggagaatGGTGAAGGATTTGAAGGATAGTTTAGGTTTATAAATGTAAAATAAatgtataattgaaaaataaattttaaaaatgtcttAATATTAATATTCCACCCCTcagtattatatataaattttgtgtCTTTGTATACTTTTATGTCTTtccatatttattaaaattttgtgtctcaCTAACCAAACAGTGAACGTGCTGtatttatgttttggattgacACACCCGCCAACAAAACACACGCTTACGTTGTGTTTGTTTAAGGGGAAATAGGGGGAATTGAAAATGAACggaaagaaaaaggaaggaatTGTTCAATTTTACTTGTTTGGGaatgaaagaaaatataaagGGAAAATAACAACAGTAACAAACAGTGACAGGGACCCACCAAAATCTTTTCTCTCCAAGTAAGgcgagaaaatggaaagaaaattcATTTCACTACATCATTTTCAAACCCTACCCTTTCGAAGCTCTGAAGACTCTTCTTCAACCTACTCAGCTGTGCATGCTACACCCACTTCCAACACTATCAACTAGTGCAAGTTACTAACGTCCATTCCTCCACCACTTCTCAATCATTTTTTGGTCACGGCATCTTCCATCTACCGGTCAAATCTGGTAAGTTTTCCATTTTACTCTTGTTTTACCTTTCATTATTTATTGGCTTCATAGATCTGTGGGTTTCAACTTTAACTTTTTAGTATAGGAACAAAGATTACATTTTAGTTTGAATTACGAGTTTGTTAATTTTCATGCCTATAaactgtttgataaaatgttccAGTGAAAACATGCAAAGGTATTGACTTCTAACTTAATCAgagttgaaaaaaattaatgtgTGTATATACTATAGATAAGTTTTTTATGGTGCTCTTATTTTTCATTTGATGCTATATGTTGATGGATTTGTGTTTGTGATTTAATCTGGAAGTATCTGTACAGGGATTATAGTTTGGTTAGATTTATTACTTTGTTAATTTACATGTATGTAAACTGCTTGATCAAATGCTCCAATGAAAAAATGTTTATTCATACTTTGTTAACTTTTATGTCTATAAACTGCCTGACAAAATGCTCCAATCAATAATTGAATATGTTTAAATTTTCGTtcatacaattattattatttgggagctcaattattaaaaatgataCGAATTAACAACTTACCTTTCACTGCAAAGTAAACTTGTTCCAccgcacttattcacaaatttgCTCCATAATCTACACTTTTATAACTATTCAGCTAATTTATTTCCTTCTACACAAAATTCATAACTAATTCTCACATGGATAGGTGTTGAAGTTgattaagataattttttttaatctaaaaaggaCAACTAAAAAAACATTAAGCAATTTTAAAGGATTTGATCAAGTTAATTTATGATATAACATATAACAAATTAATTACTATCTTCACGTAAGTAGtctatatatgtaaaaaaaatatcttccttcGTGATGACTATGAAAAAGTCCATTACTTTATCTGTTTCAAGTTCAACAAATAACTTTGGAAAGTTGCAAGGCACTTTGCATATGCCGTCTCTGATCAAATTCAAGTTTAGCTTAGATTTTTCTGCTTGTTATCTTTCAATTGGTTGAGATTCTTTTACACTTAATTATATTCGAGGTCATATATATTAATACTAGTTATTTAACTGCATTGCTTGTACTTTACATATGATgctatctttttttgtttttgttggcgCTGTAAATCTACGATATGTACATTTGAAACTACAAAGTGCTTGTTAAATGGATAAGGCTGATCATGAAGAAAGTTTTTTCGTCCCCAATatggaagacatctttaattGTGAATTCCCACTAAACCTTTCCTTTAAGTTCGGGGTCGATAATCAGGAAAATATGTTAACCCTTGaaaaccaacaacatatattAACAGTTTTGAGGGAGGATTGGAAAAGACGACAGAAATTATGCACCATTACACTGATATGTTATATCGTGCACATGTTATATTTATTGAGATTTATGTCTACGCGGGTTGACAAATCCATCTCCCATAAATTGGTTGGGCGAGAACAAATTCGAGCTACTTTAATGCAACAGTTAAGAGAAACTCATAGGTGTCGTGACATCCTACGCATGGGCCCTGATGCATTTCTTCAATTGTGTGAGAAATTAAGAGCAACACATCAAGTGAGGGATACAAAACATGTTACAGTagaggagcaagttgctaggtTCTTGTATATAATAGCTCATAATGTGAAAACTAGAACCGTTTCTTTTTTCTACCACCGGTCTGGAGAAACTGTTAGCCGCCACTTCCATGCTGTGTTACGGGCAATTATTTTACTAGAAGATGAATTTCTTCGACAACCATCTGCATCCATTGTTTCTCCGGCGATCCTTCACAATCATAGATTTTATCCTTATTTCAAGGTATTGACATGTACAATTACATGAATAAATAACTTTGATTGATATATACAATTTCATGTTACTTTATTAAATAATGGACTATTATTTAGGACTGTATTGGAGCTATAGATGGAACACATTTTCGTGTCAAAGTACCCATAGCGGATCAACCTAAATTTCGAGGAagaaaagactggccgacacagAATGTATTAGCTGCATGTGATTTTGATATGAAGTTCACTTATGTATTAACGGGTTGGGAAGGAACAGCATCTGACTCAAAAGTTCTTAAGAATGCATTATCAGGGATGATAATCTTAAACTTCCACGAGGTTAGCATGTACATAAAACTATATTGTCTCATTAGTAGGTAAATATTAGTAGTTTGTGTGTTTATAGtaaattattcaattttaatgATGGATTCTGTAGGAAAATTTTACCTTGGGGATGCTGGATTTATGCTGAAGTATGGATTAATTACCCCATACCGAAGTGTAAGGTATCACCTAAAAGAGTATGCAAGACGTGGcccagaaaatgaaaaagaactaTTTAATCTTCGTCATGCTTCATTGAGAAATGTTATCGAAAGGTCATTTGGAGTTTTAAAGAAAAGATTTGCAATAATCACAAGTGGCACTGAACCACATTATGACTTTGAGACTATGACTGAAATTGTGCTAGCTTGTTGCATATTACATAACTTTTTAATGGGTGTAGATCCTGATCCACATCTCATAGCTCAAGTTTACCGAGAACTACAAGAAAATAATCCAGAAGAGGATGAAGTAGTTCGACATGAACAAGATGAAGACTATAGGCGGGGGGCCATATTAAGGGATGAAATAGCTGCTCAAATGTGGGCTGACTATCAACTAGGACTCTGATCACTCATTTACAAAATTTTGCGAATAACGTTATTAGTTGTATTATCTATGCGCTGAGTTGATTTTATAACTATGATTTGTTATTATTGAATTCATATTACCTCTTGAAGTGTTATCATATTCTGTTTGAGGACTTTGGTGTGCACAAGTTGAATCACTTTGTCATATGTTGTACTTATGGAGTGTATTGAATCTTTATTTGTTGAATAATTGATAAGATAGTTTACAAATACTTTGATTTAAGATTATGGATGTTATTTCTATCCACTTGTTTTGTAGATTGAGAAGTGTTAATGGCAAAGAGAGCATTATGCCAAGGTGAGGCCACTAGTCGGGATACTCTAAGATGGACCGACGAAATGGATACAACCTTCATTGATGCTTTGATTGAAGAAAGCCGCAAAGGTAATAGAGTGGATGGTACATTTACTACAATGGCATATGACAACATACTTTCACTTTTGAGATGTATCTATGGTAACCATATCCACAAAGAGAATCTTAAGAATAGACTCAAGACTTTAAAGGATCATTTTGGAGTTTGTTATGATAATTTTCATGGGCTTAGTGGATTTTCCTGGAATCCAATTACAAAGATGTTTGAGGCTGAAGCTGAAGTCTGGGAAGAATTGATTAAGGTATACTTTATGCATTTACTCTCTTTTTGGGTATTAAATGTCACTAGTAATTATTGAAGAAGTAtctcaaaaatatatctttacatATAGGCACAGTCATAGTAAATATTCTTCTATTTGATTCAGGCAAAACCAGAAGTGAAAAAGTGGATGCGGACTCCAATCAAACACTATGATAAACTATTTGAGATATATGGTACAGACAAGGCAATAGGAAAACATGCTGAAAGTgccaaagaaaaagtgaaaaggtGGGAAAAGAGCAAAGAAAAAATTAACTTGAACGATGATGAAAGTTTCTTAAATATGGAAGAGGAGTGGAATGAGGATCCAATTACTCCTCATGCTACTAGTTTTACAATGGGTCATAGTCCTGAAATTggtttatctaaccaatcaactgGCTCTCAAGGAACATCATCAAGAGGTATTAAACGCAAAACAACCATGAGTGATAAATTAGAATCAGAAATGGAAACAATGAGTAAAGGCATTCAAGCATTGACTGACATGATGAAAGATGGGAATCATTTTTATGAGAGATTAATTAATATTGCTGAAAAGCAAGTGTTAACAGCTGAAGAACAAGTGCAGGTAGCTAAGGAGCAAGTTCAAATTGCAAAACAACAAGTGCGAATAGCTGAAAGGGGTCTTGTGATTCTTGAGCAAAGTAGGCCTCGCATTTACTCTGAAAATGACGTGTGGAATGAGTTAGAGAATTTAGGTGTGATGCCAGAATTGCGCATGAGGTGTTACCGATTTTTATGCAGAAAAGATAGAGTTAAGAGGAAATTTTTTGGTGTTCCGGCTGACGTACGTCTTGCCACATTGTACGAATTGATGAAAGAAGCAGGTGCACTCTAGGAACAATATTCCTAGTAACGTGGCTAATATTTTGAGAATGGAACAAAAAAAACTTTAACATCAAGATACATAAAGTATCTTCATATTTTGTGGGTAACATATCTATGATTTAATTAAGGCTTATAATCATAATATCTCATGTCTTTGTATTTTGTGACGCTCATAACTATAACTATTGTTGACTATGTTATTAGTAATGAGTTAGTCAAAAAAGTCAATGCTATGTAATGACTTGATGAAACAGTCCATGTATTAAATTTGTTAGTTTCATATGTAATGACTTGATCATGTAAgactttttttatatgtatttgtaAATGTAATATAAGGCATAATATATTAATCAAATGATATAATGTGATTGGTTAGCCTCTTTAAAATCATGTACATATAATTATTGATTtacatatttcttcttcttgaaaTTATTTCCAGTTTATGTATTGAGATGAGtagtaaacaaaaataaaattaattttttatttaattagatcATGCTaactttattgttattattattattattattattattcctaacttgttatattataaatataattaaatttttttgttattatttaattacatttataaatatttacaTAATTGTATACTTAATAACATGACTATATAATATAGAGGATAATATTGTTATTATATAACTTAATTCATtttttctctccatttttctttccaaacaaacaacataaattattcatcttttaatatctttctatcatattttCCTTCCATCCAAACACACCCATAGAAATTAAATTTCacttcaatttctttcctttctatttcttttcaCTCAATTTCTCTCCTTCCTATTTCTTTCCACTCCCAAACAAAGTGTTAATGAAACATATTTTTTGTATGAATACGATGGTACATAAGTGCacataaaatatatgtatttagtATATCCTCTTATGGTGacactaataattaattatgcgtattttttttattattttttattttcattattattcttTGTATTTTTAATCATAATCTACCtttattcttttcttaaattctttttttatccttttctgttcGACGTCAATGGCAAGGAGAAGGTCTCCAACAGTAGCGGCTTAGACAACCCTCTTCTCCAGCACTGACCTCAATCTGTAGCAATAACAATAACGATgacaatctctctctctctcatatatTATTGTCCCCACCTTGTTCTCTATTTTAGTCGTCGGCACCACCTTCTTTGTTCCcttctctcctttttctttttcttttgtctcgttcTCTCTAATTTTTAAGCACATGTGTGAGTGTATGTTTAATTTGTGTTCTATTTTTATGTTGttgttttgttttaattaaatCTGTTTATTTGAATAAAAGTGATTGAGAATAATGATTTGAGATGAgattgaaagaagaaaaaaaaaatcaatgatgGTACTAGTATTTGAGATGATAAGTATGCAACTATAATAATAAAGGTGgtgattgaattaaaaataatagtGTTTTTGAATATTTATGTGCCTTATTCAATaaatttactaaatataatatatatacataaattttgtgtcttaatttttaatattcatatatttatgtctatgttttattttatatatcaactaaataaattttaaatcctaaatattaaattctatatCTCAACAAAACGAAGTCTAGTTGCACtactcaaatcttttttaaattaaattaatttcaaattttaaattaaaaaataaaaactccaACAAGCTtgttattataattgattaataaaCTTAGAGAAGTCTTCTGGTAAATATTGACAGACACATAAATCAAATCCTTAAAAAATAATTACGTTTGATAGTATAAAATATaccgaaataaataattaattttgtttttaaaggactatttatataattgatgtaacaataaatatttttatttgtataacaatataatacataaaattaaattatggtaCTTGTCTCAATTTGCACGTtgttatacttttcttttttcgttttttttttcctttcttttttaggGGCGTAATTCTTTTCATGAAGCCTTGAATTTCACTGTCAAGATTCGTtgagttcatcaataacattgaTGCAATGGTTCCAATTCTCTCGACTAATATAAATTCTATCTTttaatttatatacttttttttggGGTGATCTTCCACTATAAATAGACATTTAATTTTACACAGTTATTATATTACACAATGATTCTAATACTTTATTTTCTAAgtatttgtataaaaataatattgaatataaagagtcatacatatatatatacacatatatatatacacgtatatatatatatatatatatatatataaatatatatatatatatatatgtatgtaggaGCATGTATATGAGGAATCATATACAACAATAACAATATTCTTTTTGTTATATTCTTCTCTTTCTTTACAtacaatactatatatatatatatatatatatatatatatatatatatatatatatatatatatatatatatatatcacttctattatatcaagataattatattgataaatattaatactagaattttatatttatattttttattttatatttatatcttccttatttatttattttacaacacattatcagcacgagactctgatcaaattttagaaAGACTcagataacaaaattttattatgtcaaaactttctcatcttgaatttaatgatcttgatatatctggaaacaactatttatcatgga
This region of Arachis hypogaea cultivar Tifrunner chromosome 8, arahy.Tifrunner.gnm2.J5K5, whole genome shotgun sequence genomic DNA includes:
- the LOC112704982 gene encoding uncharacterized protein isoform X2, coding for MDKADHEESFFVPNMEDIFNCEFPLNLSFKFGVDNQENMLTLENQQHILTVLREDWKRRQKLCTITLICYIVHMLYLLRFMSTRVDKSISHKLVGREQIRATLMQQLRETHRCRDILRMGPDAFLQLCEKLRATHQVRDTKHVTVEEQVARFLYIIAHNVKTRTVSFFYHRSGETVSRHFHAVLRAIILLEDEFLRQPSASIVSPAILHNHRFYPYFKDCIGAIDGTHFRVKVPIADQPKFRGRKDWPTQNVLAACDFDMKFTYVLTGWEGTASDSKVLKNALSGMIILNFHEENFTLGMLDLC
- the LOC112704982 gene encoding uncharacterized protein isoform X1; its protein translation is MAKRALCQGEATSRDTLRWTDEMDTTFIDALIEESRKGNRVDGTFTTMAYDNILSLLRCIYGNHIHKENLKNRLKTLKDHFGVCYDNFHGLSGFSWNPITKMFEAEAEVWEELIKAKPEVKKWMRTPIKHYDKLFEIYGTDKAIGKHAESAKEKVKRWEKSKEKINLNDDESFLNMEEEWNEDPITPHATSFTMGHSPEIGLSNQSTGSQGTSSRGIKRKTTMSDKLESEMETMSKGIQALTDMMKDGNHFYERLINIAEKQVLTAEEQVQVAKEQVQIAKQQVRIAERGLVILEQSRPRIYSENDVWNELENLGVMPELRMRCYRFLCRKDRVKRKFFGVPADVRLATLYELMKEAGAL